In Amycolatopsis solani, a single window of DNA contains:
- a CDS encoding phospholipase D-like domain-containing protein — protein sequence MVPKIKALAAAVCALLTLSGGAVATAASADVAASGMEALFNTPAENGDRDHSIEQRLVQLVDGTPAGAEIHFSVYSWTRPAVAEAIKAAQARGVKVRIAIDGGADDDPANTAMPILKSAGLTQLVFCGTGGIDTGCIAHGGSPHSINHDKLWMFSETEGKKDVVVIGSHNLTTAQGNMFNNALLTYGDPDLYGFYLGHVRKMLAQKKDNGYFDDGGYHKSPDSGVTSYLSPRADSKGGTSEEFATDTWAQLLKWITKYEAGCALDVAQANIADSRTPVVTELARIAKLGCQVRIVYGTIGTAALAALKGKANVTLKRYSSTVNGREITVHSKYMLYTGHYNETAHRSIVFTGSHNVSGAALRDNDEILIKVENPAISTAYHDNFATILSRVKCSAPPTGSC from the coding sequence ATGGTCCCCAAGATCAAAGCGCTGGCCGCGGCCGTCTGCGCGCTGCTCACGCTGTCCGGCGGCGCGGTCGCGACCGCCGCCTCGGCCGACGTCGCCGCGAGCGGGATGGAAGCGCTCTTCAACACCCCGGCCGAGAACGGCGACCGCGACCACTCGATCGAACAACGACTGGTCCAGCTGGTCGACGGAACCCCGGCCGGCGCGGAGATCCACTTCTCCGTCTACAGCTGGACCCGCCCCGCGGTCGCCGAAGCGATCAAGGCGGCGCAGGCCCGCGGCGTCAAGGTGCGGATCGCCATCGACGGCGGCGCCGACGACGACCCGGCGAACACCGCGATGCCGATCCTCAAGTCCGCCGGGCTCACCCAGCTGGTGTTCTGCGGCACCGGCGGGATCGACACCGGGTGCATCGCCCACGGCGGCAGCCCGCACTCGATCAACCACGACAAGCTGTGGATGTTCTCCGAGACCGAGGGCAAGAAGGACGTCGTCGTCATCGGCTCCCACAACCTGACCACGGCGCAGGGCAACATGTTCAACAACGCCCTGCTCACCTACGGCGACCCCGACCTGTACGGCTTCTACCTCGGGCACGTGCGGAAGATGCTGGCGCAGAAGAAGGACAACGGCTACTTCGACGACGGCGGCTACCACAAGTCGCCGGACAGCGGCGTCACCAGCTACCTCTCGCCGCGCGCGGACTCGAAGGGCGGCACCTCGGAGGAGTTCGCCACCGACACGTGGGCGCAGCTGCTGAAGTGGATCACCAAGTACGAGGCGGGCTGCGCGCTCGACGTCGCCCAGGCGAACATCGCCGACTCGCGCACCCCGGTGGTCACCGAGCTGGCCCGGATCGCGAAGCTGGGCTGCCAGGTCCGGATCGTCTACGGCACCATCGGCACGGCCGCGCTCGCCGCGCTCAAGGGCAAGGCGAACGTGACGCTCAAGCGCTACAGCTCGACGGTGAACGGCCGCGAGATCACGGTCCACTCGAAGTACATGCTCTACACCGGCCACTACAACGAGACGGCCCACCGGTCGATCGTCTTCACCGGCTCGCACAACGTGTCGGGCGCGGCGCTGCGCGACAACGACGAGATCCTGATCAAGGTGGAGAACCCGGCCATCAGCACGGCCTACCACGACAACTTCGCGACGATCCTCTCCCGCGTGAAGTGCTCGGCCCCGCCCACCGGCAGCTGCTGA
- a CDS encoding acyl-CoA synthetase has translation MDQPFSGATTALVGRARQHALGDLLRRTAARVPGKLAVVDGTRRLTFAEFEAAANRCAHALAARGLRKGDRLALLGHNCWQYGALAFATAKLGVLLVPVNFMLGADEIAYILRHAEVSAFIAEDALEPTARKALELAGLDDVVRGRIGTGGEWEDVDGWLSEGDTAPPDVFVADDDPLRIMYTSGTESRPKGVLLSSRSLIAQYVSCVVDGGMSADDVEVHSLPLYHCAQLDCFFSVDVYLGATSVILPGPDPAALLAAVERERATKLFAPPTVWISLLRHENFDRTDLSSLRKGYYGASAMPVEVLRELRRRLPGVELWNFYGQTEMSPLATILRPHEQLDRAGSAGRASLNVETRIVDDEDEPVAPGVVGEIVHRSPHATLGYYRDEEKTAEAFRAGWFHSGDLGVVDEDGYLSVVDRKKDMIKTGGENVASREVEEALYLLDGVAEAAVFGISHPHWIEAVTAVVVPREGVTLTTAQVIDHAKSHLAGYKCPKYVVFTDRLPKNPSGKIVKRELRERHKGLATES, from the coding sequence ATGGATCAGCCGTTCTCCGGGGCGACCACCGCCCTCGTCGGCCGGGCGCGGCAGCACGCGCTCGGTGACCTGCTCCGCCGGACCGCCGCGCGGGTGCCGGGCAAGCTCGCCGTCGTCGACGGGACGCGGCGGCTCACCTTCGCCGAGTTCGAGGCCGCCGCCAACCGGTGTGCCCACGCGCTCGCCGCGCGGGGCCTGCGCAAGGGTGACCGGCTCGCGCTGCTCGGCCACAACTGCTGGCAGTACGGCGCGCTCGCCTTCGCCACCGCCAAGCTCGGCGTGCTGCTCGTGCCGGTCAACTTCATGCTCGGCGCCGACGAGATCGCCTACATCCTCCGCCACGCCGAGGTCTCCGCCTTCATCGCCGAGGACGCGCTCGAACCGACCGCGCGGAAGGCGCTCGAACTCGCCGGCCTGGACGACGTCGTCCGCGGGCGGATCGGGACGGGTGGCGAGTGGGAGGACGTCGACGGCTGGCTGTCCGAAGGGGACACCGCGCCGCCGGACGTCTTCGTCGCCGACGACGACCCGCTGCGGATCATGTACACCTCGGGCACGGAGTCGCGGCCCAAGGGCGTGCTGCTCTCCAGCCGGTCCCTGATCGCGCAGTACGTCTCGTGCGTGGTCGACGGCGGCATGAGCGCCGACGACGTTGAGGTGCATTCCCTGCCGCTGTACCACTGCGCGCAGCTCGACTGCTTCTTTTCCGTCGACGTCTACCTCGGCGCCACCAGCGTGATCCTGCCCGGCCCGGACCCGGCCGCGCTGCTCGCCGCCGTCGAACGGGAACGCGCGACGAAGCTCTTCGCGCCGCCGACGGTGTGGATCTCCCTGCTGCGCCACGAAAACTTCGACCGCACCGACCTCTCCAGTCTGCGAAAGGGTTACTACGGCGCGTCCGCGATGCCGGTCGAGGTGCTGCGGGAACTGCGCCGCCGGCTGCCCGGCGTCGAGCTGTGGAACTTCTACGGCCAGACGGAGATGTCGCCGCTGGCCACGATCCTGCGCCCGCACGAGCAGCTCGACCGGGCCGGGTCGGCTGGGCGGGCCTCGCTCAACGTCGAGACCCGGATCGTCGACGACGAGGACGAGCCGGTCGCGCCCGGTGTGGTGGGCGAGATCGTGCACCGCAGCCCGCACGCCACCCTCGGCTACTACCGCGACGAAGAAAAGACGGCCGAGGCGTTCCGCGCCGGCTGGTTCCACTCCGGCGACCTCGGCGTCGTCGACGAGGACGGCTACCTGTCCGTCGTGGACCGCAAGAAGGACATGATCAAGACCGGCGGCGAAAACGTCGCCAGCCGCGAGGTCGAAGAAGCGTTGTACCTCCTCGACGGCGTCGCCGAAGCCGCGGTGTTCGGGATCAGCCATCCACACTGGATCGAAGCGGTCACCGCCGTCGTCGTGCCGCGGGAAGGCGTCACGCTCACCACAGCGCAAGTGATCGACCACGCGAAGTCACACCTCGCCGGTTACAAATGTCCCAAGTACGTCGTATTCACGGACCGGCTTCCCAAGAATCCGAGCGGCAAGATCGTCAAACGAGAATTGCGGGAACGACACAAAGGACTCGCGACCGAGAGCTGA
- a CDS encoding putative Ig domain-containing protein, producing MLSAALGAAVGLLGTAVTAAPAEAAAVCGDQVVGNGGFESGTTPWTQTSGVISAATTAEPAHGGTMDAWLDGYGSTHTDTLSQSLTLPAGCASAALSWWSHIDTKETTTSSAYDKLVVQVGADTLASYSNLDKNTGYVQRTVDVSRYLGQTVTLKVTGTEDSSLATNFLLDDFSLTTTGSPNPQSPVVTSPGAQSGAAGQAVSLQVQASDPQGDALTWTATGLPAGLAIGASTGKITGTPTTAGTSSVTVTAKDPAGNSGSATFAWTITAAPADSTRTPINPAYTVNLTSNTAGDTWNGHQSVSFTNGSASALPEVYLRLWDNYHGSCPTTPITVTNVTGGTASALSVNCTAMKITLPAPLAQGQSATIGFDLKIVVPSGADRFGHDGAYNMIGNALPVLAVRDGAGWHLDPYTNNGESFYTVISDFDVTLVHPTSLLTPATGSSTETTSGTTTTTHATASKVRDFAWAAGPFAKITTTSGKGVRVNVYSVSGISTSSANQMLSLAADSIDVHSGRFGDYPYGEVDVVLDNNFWFGGMEYPGFVLDLVSTTALPHELAHQWFYGIVGDDEYNSPWLDESFTDYATDLYRGVTGSGCGITWQSSAEKLTNSMAYWDAHSSRYSTVVYNYGKCTLHDLRRLLGDTAMANLLKSYAQSHWYGVSTTAEFKAAAQAAAGSTDLTSFWASHRVEG from the coding sequence GTGCTTTCTGCTGCGCTCGGTGCGGCCGTAGGCCTGCTGGGCACAGCCGTCACCGCCGCGCCGGCCGAGGCCGCGGCGGTCTGCGGTGACCAGGTCGTCGGCAACGGCGGGTTCGAAAGCGGCACCACGCCGTGGACCCAGACCAGCGGGGTCATCTCCGCCGCCACCACGGCGGAGCCGGCCCACGGCGGCACGATGGACGCCTGGCTCGACGGCTACGGCAGTACGCACACCGACACCCTTTCCCAGTCGCTGACGCTGCCCGCGGGCTGCGCGTCGGCGGCCCTGTCGTGGTGGTCGCACATCGACACCAAGGAGACGACGACCAGCAGCGCCTACGACAAGCTGGTGGTGCAGGTCGGCGCCGACACCCTCGCGAGCTACTCGAACCTCGACAAGAACACCGGGTACGTCCAGCGCACGGTCGACGTGTCGCGCTACCTCGGCCAGACAGTGACGCTCAAAGTCACCGGGACCGAAGACTCGAGTCTGGCCACCAACTTCCTCCTGGACGACTTTTCGCTGACCACGACCGGTTCGCCGAACCCGCAGTCCCCGGTCGTCACCTCGCCCGGCGCCCAGTCCGGCGCCGCCGGCCAGGCCGTGTCGCTGCAGGTCCAGGCCAGTGACCCGCAGGGCGACGCGCTCACCTGGACCGCGACCGGCCTGCCCGCCGGGCTGGCCATCGGCGCGAGCACCGGGAAGATCACCGGCACGCCCACCACGGCCGGGACGTCGTCGGTCACGGTCACCGCCAAGGACCCCGCCGGCAACAGCGGCAGCGCGACCTTCGCCTGGACGATCACCGCGGCGCCGGCCGACTCCACGCGCACCCCGATCAACCCGGCCTACACGGTGAACCTGACGTCGAACACCGCGGGCGACACGTGGAACGGCCACCAGAGCGTCAGCTTCACCAACGGCTCCGCGAGCGCGCTGCCCGAGGTCTACCTGCGGCTCTGGGACAACTACCACGGCAGCTGCCCGACGACGCCGATCACGGTCACCAACGTCACCGGCGGCACGGCGTCGGCGCTCAGCGTGAACTGCACGGCCATGAAGATCACGCTGCCCGCGCCCCTGGCCCAGGGCCAGTCCGCGACCATCGGGTTCGACCTGAAGATCGTCGTGCCCAGCGGCGCCGACCGGTTCGGCCACGACGGCGCGTACAACATGATCGGCAACGCGCTGCCGGTGCTCGCGGTCCGCGACGGCGCGGGCTGGCACCTCGACCCCTACACCAACAACGGCGAGTCCTTCTACACCGTGATCAGCGACTTCGACGTCACGCTGGTGCACCCGACGTCGCTGCTGACCCCGGCCACCGGCTCCTCGACCGAGACGACCAGCGGCACCACGACGACCACGCACGCGACCGCGTCCAAGGTCCGTGACTTCGCCTGGGCCGCCGGGCCGTTCGCGAAGATCACCACGACGTCCGGCAAGGGTGTGCGGGTCAACGTCTACTCGGTCAGCGGGATCTCCACGAGCAGCGCGAACCAGATGCTGAGCCTGGCCGCCGACTCCATCGACGTCCACTCGGGCCGCTTCGGCGACTACCCGTACGGCGAGGTGGACGTGGTGCTGGACAACAACTTCTGGTTCGGCGGCATGGAGTACCCGGGCTTCGTGCTCGACCTCGTGTCGACCACGGCGCTCCCACACGAGCTGGCGCACCAGTGGTTCTACGGGATCGTCGGCGACGACGAATACAACTCCCCGTGGCTGGACGAGAGCTTCACCGACTACGCCACCGACCTCTACCGCGGGGTCACCGGCAGCGGCTGCGGCATCACCTGGCAGTCGAGCGCGGAGAAGCTGACCAACTCGATGGCCTACTGGGACGCGCATTCGTCGCGGTACTCGACGGTCGTCTACAACTACGGCAAGTGCACGCTGCACGACCTGCGGCGGCTGCTCGGCGACACGGCGATGGCGAACCTGCTGAAGTCGTACGCGCAGTCGCACTGGTACGGCGTCTCGACCACCGCGGAGTTCAAGGCCGCGGCGCAGGCGGCGGCCGGGTCGACCGACCTGACGTCGTTCTGGGCCTCGCACCGCGTGGAGGGCTGA
- a CDS encoding GNAT family N-acetyltransferase gives MDGERLFCDVALAERIERAEVRLVVESSDASRARRGDPLGFTRPLAGGVASFAEADSPFNKVAGLGFAGLPDALDEVEAAFAELGAPVQIELSQLGDTAVGAFLTGRGYRLENYENVLGRRLGGTGFPEGVRRIGDDELETWLAVVADASAVADTEGVLSHEDFPRETIVNALRDMPGMLRFAAERDGEFAGGAGLRVAGGIAQLGAAATLPAHRRRGVQTALVHARLAAAAELGCDLAVVTTQPGSRSQRNVQRLGFDLLYARAVLVKGVSATSSSGAESRQAS, from the coding sequence ATGGACGGGGAACGGCTGTTTTGCGACGTCGCGCTGGCCGAGCGGATCGAACGCGCCGAGGTGCGGCTGGTCGTCGAAAGCAGCGACGCGTCGCGCGCCCGCCGGGGTGACCCGCTCGGGTTCACCCGGCCGCTGGCCGGCGGGGTGGCCAGCTTCGCCGAGGCCGACTCGCCGTTCAACAAGGTCGCCGGTCTCGGCTTCGCCGGTCTGCCTGACGCGCTCGACGAGGTCGAAGCGGCCTTCGCCGAGCTGGGCGCGCCGGTGCAGATCGAGCTGTCGCAACTGGGCGACACGGCGGTCGGCGCGTTCCTGACCGGCCGCGGCTACCGGCTGGAGAACTACGAGAACGTGCTCGGCCGGCGACTCGGCGGCACCGGCTTTCCCGAGGGTGTCCGCCGGATCGGGGACGACGAGCTGGAGACGTGGCTGGCCGTCGTCGCCGACGCGTCGGCCGTCGCCGACACCGAAGGCGTGCTCTCGCACGAAGACTTCCCGCGCGAGACCATCGTCAACGCGCTGCGCGACATGCCGGGAATGCTGCGCTTCGCCGCGGAACGGGACGGCGAATTCGCCGGGGGCGCCGGTCTTCGCGTCGCGGGCGGGATCGCGCAGCTGGGTGCCGCGGCGACGCTGCCCGCCCACCGCCGCCGCGGTGTGCAGACGGCACTCGTGCACGCCCGGCTCGCGGCGGCCGCCGAACTCGGGTGCGACCTCGCCGTGGTCACGACGCAGCCGGGGTCGCGCTCGCAGCGGAACGTGCAGCGGCTGGGGTTCGACCTGCTCTACGCGCGGGCCGTCCTGGTGAAGGGTGTTTCGGCGACGAGCTCCTCGGGCGCCGAGAGCCGCCAGGCTTCGTAG
- a CDS encoding MmcQ/YjbR family DNA-binding protein: MTVTVRKLEQLLGRLAEVERSEARDYSSFSVRGKRFGYFWPRTRTVGLKQEISEQLALVAERPDVFEVQFTTGGFGWVVVYLDKIDADELAELLYEAWRLSAPEELVAETPFTRTARA, from the coding sequence GTGACGGTGACGGTCCGGAAACTCGAACAGCTGCTCGGCCGGCTGGCGGAGGTCGAGCGCTCGGAAGCGCGTGACTACTCCTCGTTCAGCGTGCGCGGCAAGCGGTTCGGCTACTTCTGGCCGCGCACCCGGACCGTCGGCCTGAAGCAGGAGATTTCCGAACAGCTGGCGCTCGTCGCGGAGCGCCCGGACGTCTTCGAGGTCCAGTTCACCACCGGCGGGTTCGGCTGGGTCGTGGTGTACCTGGACAAGATCGACGCCGACGAGCTGGCCGAGCTCCTCTACGAAGCCTGGCGGCTCTCGGCGCCCGAGGAGCTCGTCGCCGAAACACCCTTCACCAGGACGGCCCGCGCGTAG
- a CDS encoding fructosamine kinase family protein, translating into MSIREAVLDDGRVVVVKRGHAPGATAAEAAGLRWLAAAAEVPVPEIHRADDSQLVLDRVPAGRPTTAAADRFGRGLARLHAAGAPAFGSPPPDGPADAWIGRAPMANVPGDDWASWYAGQRVLPYVRLAVDAGTFGPAEAAVFERACTRIPPSAEPPSRLHGDLWNGNVLWDGERAWLIDPAAHGGHRETDLAMLHLFGCPHLDRVLAAYQAEAPLADGWADRIGLHQLFPLLVHTVLFGQSYAGQALAAARSV; encoded by the coding sequence ATGAGCATCCGCGAAGCCGTGCTCGACGACGGACGCGTGGTGGTGGTCAAGCGCGGGCACGCCCCCGGCGCGACCGCCGCCGAGGCCGCGGGACTGCGCTGGCTGGCGGCGGCGGCCGAGGTCCCGGTGCCGGAAATCCACCGCGCCGACGACTCGCAGCTGGTCCTGGACCGCGTCCCGGCCGGGCGGCCGACCACCGCCGCGGCGGACCGCTTCGGCCGCGGGCTCGCGCGGCTGCACGCGGCCGGGGCACCGGCGTTCGGCTCACCGCCCCCGGACGGGCCCGCCGACGCGTGGATCGGCCGCGCCCCGATGGCCAACGTGCCCGGGGACGACTGGGCGTCCTGGTACGCCGGGCAGCGGGTGCTGCCCTACGTCCGGCTGGCCGTCGACGCGGGAACGTTCGGCCCGGCCGAAGCCGCGGTGTTCGAGCGCGCCTGCACCCGAATCCCGCCGTCGGCCGAGCCGCCGTCCCGGCTGCACGGCGACCTGTGGAACGGCAACGTCCTGTGGGACGGCGAGCGAGCGTGGCTGATCGACCCGGCCGCGCACGGCGGCCACCGCGAGACGGACCTGGCGATGCTGCACCTGTTCGGCTGCCCGCACCTCGACCGCGTCCTCGCGGCGTACCAGGCGGAAGCCCCGCTGGCCGACGGCTGGGCCGACCGGATCGGGCTGCACCAGCTGTTCCCGCTGCTGGTGCACACCGTCCTGTTCGGACAGTCGTACGCCGGGCAAGCACTGGCGGCCGCGCGTTCGGTCTAG
- a CDS encoding GNAT family N-acetyltransferase — protein sequence MVIVRPASRFEDVASILDPSGNERACWCLAYRVTSAEYSALRGEARAERVRRLCAGEFAPGVLAYDGATPVGWCGVSPRSSMERLKRSRTMPPLDDLAVWSVVCFVVRSSHRGQGVSAALLAGAVDYARSCGAPAVEGYPVDPEGARIGSSAAHVGTTSLFEAAGFERIRPTGARADRRVRWLVRRDLR from the coding sequence ATGGTCATCGTTCGTCCCGCTTCGCGCTTCGAAGACGTCGCTTCGATCCTCGACCCGAGCGGGAACGAGCGTGCCTGCTGGTGCCTCGCTTACCGCGTCACGTCGGCCGAGTACAGCGCGCTGCGTGGTGAAGCACGCGCCGAGCGGGTCCGCCGTCTGTGCGCGGGCGAGTTCGCGCCGGGTGTGCTCGCTTACGACGGGGCCACCCCGGTCGGCTGGTGCGGGGTGTCGCCGCGGTCGAGCATGGAGCGGCTGAAACGCTCCCGGACGATGCCGCCGCTCGACGACCTGGCGGTGTGGAGCGTGGTCTGTTTCGTGGTGCGCTCCTCGCACCGTGGCCAGGGTGTGTCCGCGGCGCTGCTGGCCGGGGCGGTCGACTACGCGCGTTCGTGCGGCGCGCCGGCGGTGGAGGGCTACCCGGTCGATCCGGAGGGCGCGCGCATCGGTTCGAGCGCGGCCCACGTCGGCACGACGTCCCTGTTCGAAGCGGCCGGATTCGAGCGGATCCGGCCGACCGGGGCGCGGGCCGATCGCCGCGTCCGCTGGCTGGTGCGGCGGGATCTCCGCTGA
- a CDS encoding HNH endonuclease family protein, giving the protein MPRTRALVLLAVLTGAALTGCKVPGELAAGAQPTGTAAAPPIAPAEARAQLGQLKVAVRGTMDGYSREKFPHWDKVDGACDTREEVLKRDGKNVTTNADCAAKSGTWVSAYDGETWQKASDVDIDHMVPLGQAWASGAKTWTQERREQFANDLVRPQLHAVTDNLNEQKSDKAPDQWKPPLVSYWCTYATDWIVVKRNYGLTITVPEKTALESMLQHC; this is encoded by the coding sequence ATGCCGCGCACCCGAGCGCTCGTCCTGCTGGCCGTCCTCACCGGCGCCGCCCTCACCGGCTGCAAGGTGCCGGGCGAGCTCGCCGCCGGGGCCCAGCCGACCGGCACGGCCGCCGCACCGCCGATCGCCCCCGCCGAGGCGCGGGCGCAGCTGGGGCAGCTCAAGGTCGCCGTCCGCGGCACCATGGACGGCTACAGCCGCGAGAAGTTCCCGCACTGGGACAAGGTCGACGGCGCCTGCGACACCCGCGAAGAGGTGCTCAAGCGCGACGGCAAGAACGTCACCACGAACGCCGACTGCGCCGCGAAGTCCGGCACCTGGGTGAGCGCCTACGACGGGGAAACCTGGCAGAAGGCGTCCGATGTGGACATCGACCACATGGTGCCGCTCGGGCAGGCCTGGGCCAGCGGCGCCAAGACGTGGACCCAGGAGCGCCGCGAGCAGTTCGCGAACGACCTCGTCCGCCCGCAGCTGCACGCGGTCACCGACAACCTCAACGAGCAGAAGAGCGACAAGGCGCCCGACCAGTGGAAGCCGCCGCTCGTGTCGTACTGGTGCACGTACGCCACCGACTGGATCGTCGTGAAGCGCAACTACGGCCTGACGATCACGGTTCCCGAGAAGACGGCGCTGGAGTCGATGCTCCAGCACTGCTAG
- a CDS encoding urea carboxylase-associated family protein → MGSPPPAYQGAALEVDRSFYRRLATEPGRVRVDAFEIPLRSGRAWRVPKGHLCRLLTVEGPQVGDLNLWHADDPRERFWAARTRQLQRAHVSTFDRLWSTLPFLRPLATITADTLEHHGEDGDGGRVHDLLGTRCDPYVNRLLTGEDFDFHCHSNLVRAVAPFGLTEFDVHDVLNVFQCTGLTDDDQYFMKACPARPGDFFEFFAEVDLLCALSTCPGGDLSVPLWGPGARDPIDTCHPIGVEVLAPRAGLLEDWTPPARAAYRGLHGMRLPGAPAETP, encoded by the coding sequence ATGGGCTCACCCCCGCCCGCTTACCAGGGCGCCGCACTCGAGGTCGACCGGTCGTTCTACCGGCGGCTCGCCACCGAGCCCGGCCGGGTGCGGGTCGACGCCTTCGAGATCCCCCTCCGCTCCGGCCGCGCGTGGCGGGTCCCGAAGGGGCACCTGTGCCGCCTCCTGACCGTCGAAGGGCCGCAGGTCGGCGACCTCAACCTGTGGCACGCCGACGACCCGCGCGAACGCTTCTGGGCCGCGCGCACCCGCCAGCTCCAGCGCGCGCACGTCAGCACGTTCGACCGCCTCTGGTCGACGCTGCCGTTCCTGCGCCCGCTGGCCACGATCACCGCCGACACCCTGGAACACCACGGCGAAGACGGCGACGGCGGCCGCGTCCACGACCTGCTCGGCACCCGCTGCGACCCGTACGTCAACCGGCTGCTGACCGGTGAGGACTTCGACTTCCACTGCCACTCGAACCTGGTCCGGGCGGTCGCGCCGTTCGGGCTCACCGAGTTCGACGTCCACGACGTGCTGAACGTCTTCCAGTGCACCGGGCTCACCGACGACGACCAGTACTTCATGAAGGCCTGTCCGGCCCGCCCCGGCGACTTCTTCGAGTTCTTCGCCGAGGTCGATCTGCTGTGCGCGCTGTCGACGTGCCCGGGCGGCGACCTGTCCGTCCCGCTGTGGGGCCCGGGCGCGCGCGACCCGATCGACACCTGCCACCCGATCGGCGTCGAGGTGTTGGCACCGCGCGCCGGCCTGCTCGAGGACTGGACGCCGCCGGCCCGCGCGGCTTACCGCGGGCTGCACGGCATGCGGCTTCCCGGGGCTCCGGCGGAAACTCCTTGA
- a CDS encoding sigma-54-dependent Fis family transcriptional regulator, translating to MDLRTEIAQSWRRAELSGLSPASAVGGLDIADVDGRSRLLRAASPVLDELARQLAGTRFCVVLADDECRIVARRFTERSVELALENVSAVPGCQFLEERTGTNSLATPFETRRGISVDGDEHFLEAMKQFTCYGHPVVHPATRRLAGVLDITGPADDANPLLGPFLRRAVADIERRLLDGAKLAEQQLLAAFQSVQHRACAVLALGQDVVLANTAATELVDTADHRLLQDLGRTQRGLRRIRLTSGTPVEVRVEAVSASAGLLFELAPVRPASPVVSRPHAARGLFPAPIEDRLHRAGRARRRVLVCGEPGAGRSTAARVVAGDEPVHEFDASDVVAGEAGWCARIEAAVGSRGLLVIDGIQLLPPLAAVRLARLLDESAAWFALLSGPASELHGEQATLAARVHRRIELPPLRERREEIPAIARELLRGFGPSLRLTPGALELLGSQRWPGNLRELEGVLSAAADRRSAGDLTAADLAPDCTETGTALSGWEQAEYDVIVRTLRACDGNKVRAAKQLGISRSTLYNRMRALRVR from the coding sequence GTGGACCTGCGGACCGAGATCGCGCAGTCGTGGCGGCGGGCGGAGCTGTCCGGGCTCTCGCCCGCGTCGGCCGTCGGCGGGCTGGACATCGCCGACGTCGACGGCCGCAGCCGGCTCCTGCGGGCCGCCTCGCCCGTGCTCGACGAACTGGCCCGGCAGCTGGCCGGCACCCGGTTCTGCGTCGTGCTCGCCGACGACGAGTGCCGGATCGTCGCGCGGCGGTTCACCGAGCGGTCGGTCGAGCTGGCGCTCGAGAACGTCAGCGCGGTGCCCGGCTGCCAGTTCCTCGAGGAGCGGACCGGGACGAACTCCCTCGCCACGCCGTTCGAGACGCGGCGCGGGATCTCCGTCGACGGCGACGAGCACTTCCTCGAAGCCATGAAGCAGTTCACCTGCTACGGCCACCCGGTGGTGCACCCCGCGACCCGGCGGCTGGCCGGCGTCCTCGACATCACCGGCCCGGCCGACGACGCGAACCCGCTGCTCGGCCCGTTCCTGCGGCGCGCGGTCGCCGACATCGAACGGCGGCTGCTCGACGGCGCGAAGCTCGCCGAGCAGCAGTTGCTGGCCGCGTTCCAGTCGGTGCAGCACCGGGCGTGCGCGGTGCTGGCGCTCGGCCAGGACGTCGTGCTGGCCAACACCGCGGCGACCGAACTGGTCGACACGGCCGACCACCGGTTGCTGCAGGACCTCGGCCGCACCCAGCGCGGGCTCCGGCGCATCCGGCTGACCTCCGGCACGCCGGTGGAGGTGCGGGTCGAAGCCGTGTCGGCGAGCGCCGGGCTGCTGTTCGAGCTGGCGCCGGTGCGCCCGGCGAGCCCGGTGGTGTCGCGGCCGCACGCCGCGCGCGGGCTCTTCCCGGCCCCGATCGAGGACCGCCTCCACCGCGCCGGCCGCGCCCGGCGGCGCGTGCTGGTCTGCGGCGAGCCCGGCGCGGGCCGCAGCACGGCGGCCCGGGTGGTCGCCGGGGACGAGCCGGTGCACGAGTTCGACGCGTCCGACGTCGTCGCGGGCGAAGCCGGGTGGTGCGCGCGGATCGAGGCCGCGGTGGGTAGCCGTGGGCTGCTGGTGATCGACGGGATCCAGCTGCTGCCCCCGCTCGCGGCCGTCCGCCTGGCCCGCCTGCTGGACGAGTCGGCGGCGTGGTTCGCGTTGCTCAGCGGTCCGGCGTCGGAGCTGCACGGCGAGCAGGCGACGCTGGCGGCGCGCGTGCACCGCCGGATCGAGCTGCCCCCGCTGCGGGAGCGCCGCGAGGAGATCCCGGCGATCGCCCGCGAACTCCTGCGCGGCTTCGGTCCTTCGCTGCGCCTGACGCCGGGAGCGCTGGAACTGCTGGGTTCCCAGCGCTGGCCGGGCAACCTGCGCGAGCTCGAGGGGGTGCTGTCGGCGGCGGCCGACCGCCGGTCGGCGGGCGACCTCACCGCGGCCGACCTCGCCCCTGACTGCACGGAGACGGGCACGGCCTTGAGCGGCTGGGAGCAGGCGGAGTACGACGTCATCGTCCGCACGCTGCGAGCGTGCGACGGCAACAAGGTCCGGGCGGCGAAGCAGCTGGGCATCAGCCGCTCGACGCTCTACAACCGCATGCGCGCGCTGCGGGTCCGCTGA